In the genome of Blastocatellia bacterium, the window AATTCCTCACCAAATCGCTGGTCACCGTAGAGACGCTCACGCTCGCAATGAACGAATTGTTGCAACACAGGCTCGCGGAGGTAACTGCATGACGTCCCATGTGGAACAAATCTTCCGGCAAGAAATGCTCAAGCTGCGCTCTCAATACATTCAGCATAGTCTCAGTCAACTGCAGACCGTGCGCTCGGTGCTGCAACGCTGGGACCAACCGCTGCTTGACATGGAAGAACTCACTCAACTGATGGTCATCGCTCACAAACTGCGTGGCTCAGGAAAAACCTACGACTTGCCAGAAGTGACCAGTTGGGCTGGATTGCTGGAGAGCGATTTGAAGACGGTGCTGGACAATCCCCAACGACTCACACCGGAGCGCCGTCGCACGCTCTTGTCCATCGTGACGCGCTTGCACTCAATCATGAGCGCAGCAGCTCGTCAGGATCGAGAAGAGAGGATCGAGTCTTGAGGTAAAAATTCCCTTGCTCCGACTTGACCCTCAGGACTCGCTCCTCTCTTGTCGTTCCTGCTGAACAATGAGCTGTCCTCACATGAGCTCACAACAAGCGCAGACGCATGCAGACTGCCGAGCGGCAACAATTCGCCCGGAATTCCCACGAATCAGCCACCGGCGAAGCAACCGACTCACGTGGCACTGTCTGAAAACCAAATTTGGCGGCCAGTGGCGCGACGGTGTTGGTCAAGATCACTGCTTCGCGGGCGCCTCGCTCACGTGCGCGCGCGATGATGCGTTCAATCAACATGCGGCCAAGCCCACGCCCACGATAATCAGGATGAACGGCCAGGGAGCGCAATAAACATGACTCGCCATACTGTTCCATCCCGATACACCCGATTACTTGCTCATCTGCTCGCGCTACCAAGAACAGCCGGATGTGCAGTTGCACCTCGGCGCTCGGCAGCCCAACCTGCTCCAACAGCGACTGAATCGGCGCAAGGTCTGACGCGCTGGCCACCTCAATGGCAACGTTGTGCCCAACCGATTGAGTCATGAGTATTCGCCTTCAGTTCTCATCGTGTCGTGGCTTTCGCGCCGAGATGCGCGCGCTCCAAACGTTCCCGATAAGACGGTCCCGATAACGATTCCAGAGCAACTGCGCATCGCTGTTGTCACTGTGGTTCATACTGGCCAGGAAACCCGCCAGTTGCTCTTCGGTGTAAACCATTCGCGCGGTCACGGCCACGTCAATCAAGCCAGCGTCTCGCATGGCCTGCAAGTACTCTGACTCCTTGATCGCCCCGGCGACACAGCCGACCAGCGCATCAACGCTTTGAACGATTTCATCAGGCAAGTCATCGCCCAGCACGATGTCCGAAATAGAGACGCGCCCGCCCGGCACGAGCACACGAACGACCTCGCTGAACACGCGCCGCTTGTCCGGCGCCAGATTGATCACGCAGTTGGAAATCACCCAATCCACGCTCTCATCTTCGACGGGCATCTGTTCGGCATCGCCTAACCGAAATTCAACGTTAGTCGCGCCCGCAGCGCGCGCGTTCTCTCGCGCCCGCGCGGTCATGGCCGGCGTCATATCAAGCCCGATGACGCGACCCGTCGGCCCGACTTTCTCCGACGCCAACAAACAGTCAATACCGGCTCCTGAACCAATATCCAACACAACCTGCCCCGCCTTGAGCTCCGCAAACGAGAGCGGATTGCCGCACCCAAATGCTGAGACCACTGCCCCGTCAGGCAGCATCCGCAATTCTTCTGCGGCGTATCCCACAACGCTGGCCAGCTCGGTCCGCTTCCGTTCCAGCGTGATGGGAACCGGCGTAGTCGAACCGGTCGAAGCGCAACACGAGCTTGCATCAAGAAGTTTCGTATACCCTTCCCGGACGGCTTGCTTGATTTCATCAGGTGTCAACGTCCGATTCATAAATCCTCCATGTTATTTCGATTTCTTGCGAATCTTCATCAATGAGGTTGGCGTCGAGCCGGCAGCGAGCTTGGTTTGCCGCCACTGGTCTACCGCCTTGCACAGCTCGCGCAAGGCCGAGAGCAACGCCGCGCGCTCTGCCGGTTTGATCTTTCTCAGAATCTCTTTCTCTGTCGCCAGAATCTCGCCCTGAATCTGACCGAGCAACGTCCGACCAGCGGGCGTCAATTCCACCCAACAGAGTCGCCGATCATGCGCGTCCACATCCCGATGCACTAATGCCTTCGCGACCAGTTGATCCACGATTCGTGTCATTGTGCTAACCGTCAGATGAAGCTGCCCGGCCAGCTCGCCCATCGTCATGCGTCCACGCTCGCCGATTGCCTCCAGCGCGTAACATTGCGAGACTGACACCCCGTGACAACAAATCTCGTTCCGGTCACGAAATTGATACTTCTTCACCAACTCGCTGACGACTTGATGGAGCGCTCGCGCTTGTTGTTCTAATGTTTGGCTCATTACTATGTCATCCTGATATTTGTAGGCTACAAGTATTGACGGATGCAACTGACGTGTCAAGTCGTTCTTGTTTCCCAAAGAGAACATCGTCAGCGGCGCCCGTCACCACCGCGATGCTGGCTAACAAAACAATGCTCGTCATGGTAAAGCGAGCCACATTCGCGCTCGCGAACCTGGAAAAATACGTCATCTCTTGCTTTGTGCGTCGCTGCTGAGTCATGCTTTTCGCTCGTTTTCCACATCAACGCTAACGGTAGACAGAAATGGTATGGCTCAATCTGCACAATCCATAGATTCGTCGCCTGGCCTGAGAAGGGCAGACCCGTTTTTTTCTGACCGCGCAACGCCAGCCACAACGGGAATACACAATCGCTGGTCCGACATACGCTACCAATGGCAACGGACTCATCCGGCGACAATCAGCAAGGAACACCTCTTGTGTTGTGAGTCGTCGGTCAGAAGCAGCATTCAAACATCGAGTAACGATTGGTGGCATTCGGTCGGCATCACGGTTGGCCATGTGATTCTCTTGTTGTGCCTCTTGCTCTGCTTGAACACAACAGTGCACGCGCAACGGCAGCCAAGGAAACCGGCCACACCAGCCCCAACATCGCCGCCGCCCGATGCAAAACAGACAATTCAACGAGTCGCTCAAGCCTGGGCGAGCAACGATGCAGAGAGCTTGCGTCGGACTTGCTCAGACGGCCTGATTGTCATCGAAGCGGGACGACGCATAGAAACGCTTCCGACCGTGCTGGAATATCTAGAGGTGAATTTTAAGAATTTTCCCAGCATGGAACTGAAGCTGGATCGTCTCCAGACGCATGTGACAGGCACAACGGCATGGGCATACGCTGAGACCCAACAAACAATGCGCACGGCGCACGGTCTGAGCTTGCGATTGACCGGTCATTCGTTTTACATCCTCCAGCGGCAACGTCAGGACTGGAAGGTGACGCTGATCAATTTCGATCTGAAACAGGCGCCGGCTCCCGGCAGCACAACCACTTCGTCTGCGCCGAGCGTGGAGGGCGCTTGGATGCTCGTGGCGACCAAAAACCTGACCAGCGGTCAAACACCCTCGTTGGCTGCGACGATGACGTTCACAGATCATCGCTTCTGTTATATCGTCACAGCGACCGACCGCCGTCAACCGAAGAACAAGCGCCTGCCCGATTACTCGCAGAAAGAGTTCAAAGAATTGTTGCGCGAGGTTGACGCTGCTGCCGGCACATATCGCCACGAGGGTAATAAACTGATCCTCACGTTCGGACACACACTGATGCCACAGCAAACCGGTCAAGAGCTGGTTCTGGAGAATGTTCAGGTGACAGCCGACCGCCTGAGCTTTGAAATAATCACTCCCGAAGGTCGTGTTCAGCGCGTCTGGCGACGGGTTGATTGAGGCAATCGCCACATTGGCTGCCACATTCATCATGCTCGCAGATGTTCCAGCGCCTAGCTTCCTTCTGACGAGGGCTTGGCGAGGCCACGGATTGCGACGCAACCAAACGGCAGAGGATGAAGCCGCGCCGGCCTGACACACCACTGCATCCTCCACAGGGCACTGTATCCGCCGATCATTCTCATCCTCCATCACTCACCTCCGCTCGCTGCAATGAGGGAACAGCTACTGAACCTTTGAAGCTGAATCGTATGTTTCAAGACTGAATCAAATGTTGCCGTCATCTTAGCTGGCCGATCAGGCTTGCGCTGCTACCTCGACGCGGTTAACCGGCTACTTGCCCACAATTAACATGACGATCTCAGCACATGGGCTTACTTGCTGCAATTGACCTGAACGGCACAGAAATTGCTCACGCTTTAAGTTCACAAGCACTCTCAGTGCGTGGTACGGGGTGGGTCTCAGTAACGCAAGAGATAGTTCATTGTCTCAGCGCAATAGAAATTAGCCTGAGCTTGTTGGAGAGCATCGCATGGACGAAGATAACCGCTCATACAATGAATCCGAGGAATCTGGTGAGGGTCTTGGCAATTCGAGAAAGGAAACCCAACGGGGAAACCTTTTGGACTTCACTACTGAGGTTGGCATCAACTATGATGGCCATCCAGGCTCTTCAGAACCGTTGAACCAGGAGGCGGTCAGTTTGCCATGGCCTGAAGAATGGTGGTTGGCGATGCCGCCTGAGCTAGAATCGCAGCCGGCGCTGGACGTTGCGCATTCAGTCAGTGATAACGGGTCGAACCAAAACGCTTATGATGAAGTTCAACGACGCTTGCAGGAGCGGGTCAATGAACTGACAAATTTGATGCAGGTTGCCCATCGCACTCACCAGCAAAGCCAGCAGCGAGCGCACGAACGTATCGGCCAACTTCAACAAGTCATCCACCGGTTGCGACAATCGCTTGAGCACATGCAGCAACAGGCTGACGAAGCGCAGCAGCAGGCCGCCGCGCGCATTCGGGCGCTGACCGACCAGATCAACGCGCTACAACGAGACTATCAGCAGTTGCAGCAGCAAAGCGAAGAAGACCGACGTCAGGCTGACGCGCGTATTCAGCAACTGAGCGATGAGATCAACGCGCTGCAACAGGCCGTAGCTGAAGCCCAACACCATGCCTTTGAACTGCAACGTCAATCTGAAGAGCGCATCGCCGAATTGACGACCATCAACGAGTCGCTCCGTTGCGCTCATGACGAAGCCCAGCAGCAGGCCGCCGCGCGTATTCAGGCGCTGACCGACGAGATCAACGCGCTACAACAAGACTACCAGCAGTTGCAGCAACAGGCTGACGAAGCCCAGCAGCAGGCCGCCGCGCGCGTTCAGGCGCTGACCGACCAGATCAACGCGCTACAACAAGACTACCAGCAGTTGCAGCAGCAAAGCGAAGAAGACCGACGTCAGGCTGACGCGCGCATCCTCGAATTGACCCAGATGGTCAACTCATTGCAACAATCGCGCGACGAGATTCAACACCACGCTGAAGAAGCGCAACGGCACGCCGATGAATATATCAATCAATTGACCAACGCGATCAAAACCCTGCGCCACGTTCACGAGCAAGCTGAGCAGCAGGCTGCCGCGCGTATTCAGGCGCTGAGCGATGAGATCAACGCGCTGCAACGGGCCGTCGCTGACGCTCAACAGCACGCCACTGAACTGCAACGTCAATCTGAAGAGCGCATCGCCGAACTCACGGCCATCAATGAGTCGCTCCGTTGCGCTCATGACGAAGCGCAGCAGCAGGCCGCCGCGCGCATTCAGGAATTGACGACGGCTAACGAAACACTCCAGCGCGCGCAAGCTCACGCAGCCCGCCAAGCCCAACAGCGCATCAACAATCTAATCATCTCCAATGAGGCGCTTCGGCAAGCTGAACAACAGGCGCAGACACAGATTCTGGAATTAAATGAGCGGTTGCAGGCGCTCAAACAAACTTATGAGGAAGCGCAACGCCAATGGCAAGATGCTCGACAACAGATGCAGGCTGAGATTGATCAATGGATCGCAGGCTATGAATCGCTTCAACAAGCGCATCAAGCCAGCGAACAGGCCTTCCAGCAACAGATCAACGATCTCAGGGCTAATAGCGCCACGCTCCAGCAAGTTCATGCGGAGGCCCAGTGGCAGGCGCAAAAACGCATCGAGGAGTTGCTCGCTGAAAATCAGTCGCTCGCACAGGCGCGCGATCAAGCCCAACAGCAGTGGCAGGCACAACGTGACGAACTCGCCCAGACTGTTGAGATACTTCGCCGCGCCTTGGATGACGCTGAGCAGGATCATCAACGTCGTCTGAGCGAATTGACCGAGATGCTTGACGCGCACAAGCAAGAGCGTGATGAGGCTCGCCAACAAGCCGAAGCATCCCAGCAGCAAGCGCAGGCGCAGATAGCCGAGCTTCATCAGACCATAGCCTCACTGCGCCACGCCCATGAAGAGACAGAGCGGCGATTGCAGGCGCGCATTGACGAGCTGGAAGCGCAGAACGAAACTTTGAGTCCCGCACGTGACGAGCATCAACAACAAGCTGAGGACCGACTGGCTCAGTTGCTGGCCGAAAACGAAGCATTGCGTGTCGCTCGTGATCAGGTTGAGCAGCAATCGCAAGCAGAGGTCGCAACACTGAAAGAGATGATTGCTTCGCTCCATCAAATGTGTCGCAAGTTGCAGCAGCAAGCCGAGGAGGCGACGCTTCCCTTGCACAAGCGCATCCAGGAATTGACGACGCTTCATCAGATGTTGAGTCAGGACCGTGATCACGCTGAGCAACAATGGCAGGCAGAGATCGCTCAGTTGAAACAAACCATCGAAACGCTTCAACACGAGCAGGCTGCGTCGCAGCAACGCATTGAGCAGTTAACGGCGGCCAATGAATCGCTCTCACGCGAGCTGGAAGCGGCGCGCCAACAGGCTCCATCGGCGGCCGATGAGCCCGCCGCTCAGACCAGCGGCGAGCTCGAGCGAATCAACCTCGCAGCGCAGGGGCGCATCAATGAACTGCTCAACACGATTAAGACAACCCGGCGCTCGTATGAAGAAGCCGAACGGCGCGCCCAGGAACGAATCAGCGAGTTGACATTGGCCAACGAAATGCTGCGTCGCGAGCGTGAGCGCATCGAGCGGGAGTCGCAGCAACGAATTGCTGAGCTCAATGAAATCATTGAGTGCCTGCGAGCCGCCCAACCCAGTTCATAGTCACCGTTAATAATCACTGCTATGCGCAGACCTGCCCTCTCTAAGCACCAACTTCATCGGCGACAGATGAGGTTCAGCTCTGTTGGCATGACGTCGGATGCGTGATCACAAGTGAACAAAACGTTTCAGCTCTGAAGCAATCATTGCGCCTTGCCGTGTTGGTTCCTTGCTCCACGCTCACTCAGTCTCCTCAAACCGCCGTCAACTTATGCTCTCCTCAGAAAAAGTGGCACAGGCATTCCTGCCTGTGGCGTTTTCATCGTTTCTGGGCGTCGTCCACACAACATGAACAACTCCTCAGAAAAAGTGGCACAGGCATTCCTGCCTGTGGCGTTTTCATCGTTTCTGGGCGTCGTCCAGACCACATGAACAACTCCTCAAGAGATTTAACGGGTCTCCACCCAATAGCTCACAATCGCTCAACACATCGTCAATCGGCACACCAGTTGCATTGTTTCCGAGGGTCTCACATCAATATGGAGTCAAGGTGTCTTATGCCTCCTCTAGTCAAGAAAACCGCAATCACAGGATGGATCAGGCTGTTTGGGTTGACCGCCATCTGTAGCTTGCTCATGGCGACGACAAGCTGGGCGCAGACGCTGCGCAATGATCCCAGGGATCTAGCAGACCTGAATCTAGAAGACCTGATGAAGATCGAAGTGCAAGCCGTCTACGGCGCGTCCAAATTCTTACAAAAAGTGACCGAAGCGCCCTCTTCGGTGACCATCATCACAGCAGACGAGATTCAACGCTACGGCTATCGGACGCTGGCCGATCTGTTGCGCAGCGTAGCCGGATTTTACGTCACCTATGATCGCAACTATAGCTATGTCGGTGTGCGCGGCTTTGGCCGGCCCGGTGATTACAACAGTCGCATCCTCGTGCTCATTGACGGACATCGCATCAACGATAACCTCTACGACAGCGGCTTTGTGGCAACAGAATTTGGAGTGGATGTAGACCTGATCGAGCGTGTTGAGATTATTCGCGGTCCGAGTTCGTCGCTTTACGGCACCAATGCTTTCTTCGCTGTCATCAATGTGATCACCAAGCGGGCTGAGCAGGTCCGCGGGCTTGAGCTCTCGGCAGAGCGGATGAGCTTTGATACGTACAAAGGCCGGATCAGTTATGGTCGTCAGTTCAATAAGGGACTCGACCTCCTGCTGTCCGGTTCGTTCTATGATGCGGCTGGACCCCGGCAACTCTTCTTTGAAGAATTTGCCGACGAGGCCACCAATCATGGTATCGCTCAACAGCTCGACGACGAGCAATACGGTAGCTTCTTTGCCAATCTGCGGGTGAAAGACGTATCTGTGCAGGGGCTATTTCATAGCCGCAAAAAGGGTATTCCCACCGCCTCGTTCGGCACGGTCTTCAATGATCCACGCATGCGCACGAAAGACGAGCGCAACTATGTGGACGTGAAATACGCTCGTCAGCTTGGTCAGCACTGGAGCCTCAGCGGACGAGTCTATTACGACCGCTATTTTTACAAGGGCACCTACGTTTACGATTATTCCGAAGATGAGAGGCCATTTCTGGTCGCCACCCGAGATTACGCGCATGGCCAGTGGTGGGGCGTTGAGGCGCAAGCGTCCAGACTCGTACTGAATAAACATAGGATCACCGGCGGCTTTGAATATCGCGATAATTTCAAACAGGCTCAAGGCGTCTACGATAGTGACCCATTCGTTGAGCATTCCAAAATTCGGAGCCGTTCTGATATCCAGGCGTTCTTCATTCAAGATGAATTCACCGTCGGCGCGAAACTCCGACTCAATCTGGGCGTGCGTCACGATCACTATGATACGTTTGGCGGCACAACTAATCCGCGACTGGCATTGATCTACAGCCCGTTGAAAAAGACGACGTTTAAGGCTCTCTATGGTCAAGCCTTCCGCGCCCCGAACGTGTTCGAGATGTTTTATCAGGGAGCTGGCAATAAGGCTAATCCGCATCTTCGGCCAGAAGAAATCAACATGACGGAGCTTGTCTGGGAGCAATACGCCGGTGACCACCTGCGTCTGTCTGCCTCCGGCTACTACTACACGCTGAGCAACCTGATCAATCAGGAAGTGGACCCGGCGGACGGCCAAATTTTCTATAACAATGTGGATCGGGTCAAAGCCAAGGGAGTGGAGCTGGAATTGGAAACGAAGTTGCCCATTGGTCTGGAAGGCCGCGTCAGCTACGCTGTTCAGCAAGTGCGCAGCCAAGTCACTAACGACGTTCTCACCAATTCACCCAAGCACCTAGGTAAGCTCAATCTGAGCGCGCCGCTGGTCCGCAACAAGCTGCTGGTGGGGTTTGAAGGGCAGTACATGAGCCGGCGGCGCACGGTGCAGGGTGGCGAAGCGAAATCCTTTTTCATCTCCAATCTCAATCTACTGGCTGTGCGGCTGGCCAAACGACTAGATGTATCGTTGGGCGTCTACAACCTATTGAACACACGCTATGGCGATCCGGGCTCGGAAGAGCACCGGCAGAATGTGATCTGGCAGGACGGTCGAACGTATCGCGTGAAGCTGACCTATCGGTTTTCGCGCGATTGATCGCGCCGGATTGAGGCGGAGCAAGAAACATCATGACACACTGGCAGCGCTTGTCGTGCGGGACAAATCGAGCCGAATTGCCAGCCAGCTTGTCCATCTCCGTTGGCAGCCCCGCGCCGAATCCGCGATGTCACATCAACGGCTGGGTGTGTCTCTGCGGCGTGCTCTTGCTCTACGTGGTGCTGACGATGCTGCCATACGCGTGGGCGCAATCAGGGACGCCCAGCGAATACGAAGTCAAAGCCGCCTTCTTATTCAATTTTGCCAAGTTCATCGAATGGCCGGCGCAACATTTGCCGCATGCGGGTTCACCGATCCTTATCGGCATCCTTGGTGAAGACCCCTTTGATGACGTGCTCGACCGAGTGATCAAAGGTAAATCCATTGACGGACGACCGGTGCTGATCAAACGGGCCAAGACAGTCGAGCCGTTGCGGTCTTGCCACATTGTGTTTGTCAGTCGGTCTGAAAGAAAGCGGCTCTCACAGATTACGGGCGCGCTGGCCGAAGCCGGTGTTGTCACAGTCAGCGACATGGAGCAGTTTCTCGAACACGGTGGCATCATCAATTTCGTTATCGAGAATAATCGAGTGCGGTTTGACATTAACAAACGGATGGCCGACCGCGCGGGCCTCAAAATCAGTTCCAAACTGCTCGTCCTGGCCAAGTCAGTGATGAATTAACACCGAGCCACAAAATTGGAGACGCAGCTTATGCGTGGATTCAGCAGTCGTTCCATCAAAACGAAGTTGACTACGGTCATTATGGTGACCAGCAGCATCGCCCTGTTGTTGGCGTGCAGCAGTTTTCTCATCTATGAGCTGATCTCATTCAAGCGAGCGATGCAACGTGATCTGGCTGCGTTGGCCAACATGATTGCCACCAACAGCACGGCGGCGCTCACCTTCAACGATGAGCAAGCTGCCAACGAAGTCCTCAGCGCGCTGTGGGCGAAGCCTCATATCACCGCTGCCTGCATCTACGATAAGAACGGTCTGCCCTTTGCCAGCTATCGCCGCCCGCATCAGGCGCAGGCTGCCTGGCCACCCAGGCCAGAGGCTGATGGATATACGTTCGAGAACGAGCAGCTCATCCAGTTTCATACCATCATGCTCAACGGCGAAAAAATCGGCACGATCTACTTGGCTTCAGAGCTGGCCGAGTTCGATGCGCGGCTGACCCGCTACGGCTTGATCGTGCTCGTCATCATGTGCATATCTGGCCTTGCCGCATTTCTGGTATCAGCACGTCTACAGCGTCTCATCTCCCGGCCGATTCTGCATCTGGCGCGAACGGCTCAGATGATCTCCGCCGAAAAGAACTACGCGCTGCGCGCTGAGAAGCAAAGCGACGACGAAATTGGTCTGTTGATCGGCGCCTTCAATGAGATGCTCGAACAAATTCAGCAACGTGACCAACGGCTGCTGCAACAACATCAGTACCTGGAGACGGCCAACTTGCAACTGGCGGCGGCCACACGCAAGGCCGAAGAAGCCACGCGTGCCAAGAGTGCCTTCCTGGCCAATATGAGCCATGAAATCCGCACGCCGATGAACGGCATCATCGGCATGACTGAATTGTTGCTGCATACGTCACTGTCGCCCGAACAGCACGAGTATGCCACCGTAGTCAAATCGTCAGCCAATTCCCTGCTCTCCCTGATTAACGACATCCTGGACTTCTCCAAGATTGAAGCGGGCAAGCTCGACCTGGATCAGACGCCGTTCAACCTCGAGCAGACGATTCGGGATGCCGCGCGGGCGCTGGCCTTGCGCGCCCATCAAAAGGGGTTGGAACTGGCCGTGCACATCGCGCCGGATACGCCCACATGGGTTGTTGGCGACGCTGGACGACTGCGCCAGATTTTGAACAATCTCATCGGCAATGCCATTAAATTCACCGATCAAGGCGAGGTTGTCCTCCACGTCAACGTGGAAGACTGGCCAGACGATGAGGTCTGCTTGCACTTTGCTGTCCGTGATACCGGCATCGGCATTGCCAAGAACAAACAGCAACTAATCTTCGAGGCATTCGCTCAAGCTGATATGTCCTCAACCCGACGCCATACCGGCACAGGCTTAGGGTTGGCTATCTCCTCACTGCTGGTCAATCTGATGCGTGGCCGCATCTGGGTGGAAAGCGATCTGGGATGTGGCAGCACGTTCCATTTCACAGCCTACTTCGGCGTGGCCAAGCCTGAGACCACGTACACGACGCCGGTCAGCTTCGCGCAGCTTCATAACATGCCGGTGCTCGTCGTGGACGATAATGCCACCAATCGCCGGATACTGCAGGAAACACTGGCAAGCTGGCAGATGAAACCAACGCTGGCCGAAACCGGCCAAGTCGCCATCGAACTGATGAAACAAGCGTATCATGCCGGTCAACGGTTCCCGCTGGTCTTGCTTGATGGTCACATGCCCGACATGGATGGCTTCATGGTGGCCGAGCAAATCAAGCAACATGATGAACTGGCCGATGCCACGATCATGATGCTGACCTCCGACGATCATGCCGGCGACTTGCAACGGTGCCGTCAACTGGGCATCTCGCTCTACCTGATTAAACCCATCACCCAATCCGAATTGCTTGACGCCATCATACAGGCGCTCGGTTCATCCGAGCCTCAAGAGCGCCCAGCGAGCGCCTCGCCAGAGCCGGACTGGGGCCTGAGCCAGCAGCCGCTGCGCATCCTGGTGGCCGAAGATAATCTGGTCAATCAAAAACTGATGCAAAGCCTGCTCACCAAGTGGGGACATACGTGTGTCATTGCGGCCAATGGCCGTGACGCGCTGGCCGCGCTGCACCAGCAGCCATTTGATCTGATCCTCATGGATGTGCAGATGCCCGAAATGAATGGCCTGGAGGCCACCGCTGCCATCCGCGAGCAAGAGAAAACCAACGGCGGCCACATCCCGATCATCGCTTTGACCGCCCACGCTATGAAAGGCGACCGCGAGCGCTGCTTGCAAGCAGGCATGGACAGCTATATTCCCAAACCGATTCAGGCACACGCGCTCTTCCAGATGATTGAAGACGTGGCGCTGCATTCGCGCGCGTTCCCAACTGACGCGGTTGATGTCAGCGCAACGCCCGTCAGCAACATCATCAACACAGATGAAGCGCTCGTCCACAACGATCTCAGCGCAGCGCCCATCAACGACATCATCAACACAGAAGAAGCGCTCGCCCGCGTTGATGGTGACGCGGCGCTGCTAGCCGAGATGGTGGACATCTTCCAAGAAGAATTGCCTGACATGATGCAGGCTCTTGAGTCTGCCATTGCCCAACACGACGGCGAAGCGGCAGCCCGCGCCGCGCATCGGCTCAAAGGCGCAGTGGGCAATTTTTCAGCCCATGCGACGTTCGACGCCGCCCTGCAACTGGAAACGCTCGCGCGCCACAATGACCTGGAGGCAGCAAGCCGTGCCTACAATCATCTCATGAAGGAACTGGAGCGACTCCAGCCCGCTCTGCTGCGCCTGAAGCACTTGCAGACGGAACACGCTTGATCAATTGCATGACGGTGCAGACCACGCCGATGATTATGAGCGCCGGAGAATCAACGATGCGAATCTTAATTGCTGAAGACGACGCAATCTCACGCCATCTCTTGCAATTCACGCTGACCAAGTGGGGTTATGATGTGATCGCATGCGCCGACGGCCCTCAGGCCTGGCATCACTTGCAGCAAGAGGACGCGCCGCCGCTGGCCATCCTGGATTGGATGATGCCCGGCATGGATGGCATCCAGATTTGCCAGAAAGTACGCGAGCGTAGCACAAACCAGCCGATTTACATCATCCTGCTGACCACCAAACGAGATAAG includes:
- a CDS encoding response regulator, which produces MRGFSSRSIKTKLTTVIMVTSSIALLLACSSFLIYELISFKRAMQRDLAALANMIATNSTAALTFNDEQAANEVLSALWAKPHITAACIYDKNGLPFASYRRPHQAQAAWPPRPEADGYTFENEQLIQFHTIMLNGEKIGTIYLASELAEFDARLTRYGLIVLVIMCISGLAAFLVSARLQRLISRPILHLARTAQMISAEKNYALRAEKQSDDEIGLLIGAFNEMLEQIQQRDQRLLQQHQYLETANLQLAAATRKAEEATRAKSAFLANMSHEIRTPMNGIIGMTELLLHTSLSPEQHEYATVVKSSANSLLSLINDILDFSKIEAGKLDLDQTPFNLEQTIRDAARALALRAHQKGLELAVHIAPDTPTWVVGDAGRLRQILNNLIGNAIKFTDQGEVVLHVNVEDWPDDEVCLHFAVRDTGIGIAKNKQQLIFEAFAQADMSSTRRHTGTGLGLAISSLLVNLMRGRIWVESDLGCGSTFHFTAYFGVAKPETTYTTPVSFAQLHNMPVLVVDDNATNRRILQETLASWQMKPTLAETGQVAIELMKQAYHAGQRFPLVLLDGHMPDMDGFMVAEQIKQHDELADATIMMLTSDDHAGDLQRCRQLGISLYLIKPITQSELLDAIIQALGSSEPQERPASASPEPDWGLSQQPLRILVAEDNLVNQKLMQSLLTKWGHTCVIAANGRDALAALHQQPFDLILMDVQMPEMNGLEATAAIREQEKTNGGHIPIIALTAHAMKGDRERCLQAGMDSYIPKPIQAHALFQMIEDVALHSRAFPTDAVDVSATPVSNIINTDEALVHNDLSAAPINDIINTEEALARVDGDAALLAEMVDIFQEELPDMMQALESAIAQHDGEAAARAAHRLKGAVGNFSAHATFDAALQLETLARHNDLEAASRAYNHLMKELERLQPALLRLKHLQTEHA